The window TAATTGAGAGCTACCATTCAGTTATTTTGGGTTTGGGGTTTTAGAGCCGTTTTGTGGCATACTTACTGCTAGAAAAGTTTAGCTCATTGAGTGAATTTTTAATTCAGGTGAATTAATTTTTTAGATTCATCGTTTTTTAAGTGCAGGCAGTTCTTCTTTGTGGTTAATTCATTTTGGAGCCCACCATaatttaagatgtatatatcaCTGTTTTTGGAGAATTTAAAGTTGAATATGAAAAAGTTTGTATATATTTTGAGATAAATAAAATCAAAGCTTGATGTCGCTAAAGTGACCTCTCTCGTGGAGATctatttgtttgaaatataaaaGGTTGTGTATATATAACCTATGTAAATATTGATCGACCCAAAGGAAGTACAATGTTTAACAAAATTATATATGCATCTTGTGGTAATAAATGTGTGATAATTATTTAGTTTTAGGTGTGAATAATAAATCGGCCCAAAGGAAGATTTATTATTTGACATGTTCTTTATTATCAGCATTTGATTACTACACCAAGATACCACTTACAAGTTAATATTTTGTCCAAAGATGAAATATTAATGGAGTGCTCAGTACCTTGAGATGGGGTTTATCTTTATTCAAAtttattttgattttgattttatgTATTATGTGAGCTTATTACGTTAGTTGTTGTTCTTTGATTCAGCTAAAATTACTCCTGCAAATATAACTGCCAACATCAATTCAATTCCTATGTTAAATGGCACTAACTTCAAGTCATGACAAGAGAATCTCAACATAGTTCTCGGAGTCATGGATCTCAACCTTGCGTTAAGGGTTGATTCTCCACCACCTCATACAGATAAGAGTACCTCTAATGAAAAGAGAGAGATGGAAAGGTGGGAGAGATCAAATCACATGTAAATGATGATCATGAAGAAAGCCATTCCAGAAATATTCAGGGGCACTATGTCCAACAAGGTTAAGACGGCTAAGGAATTTATGACTGAAATTGAAAAAGTATTTGTCAAGAGTGAAAAGGATGAGATTGGTACACTCTTGACAAGTCTGATTTCAATGAAGTATCAAGGTAACTGTAACATCAGGGAGTACATTATGCAAATGTCTCATTTTGCTTCTAAGTTGAAAGTACTTAAGTTGGACCACTCTGAGGACTTGCTAGTGCATTTGCTTTTGATATCTCTTCCACCATAGTTTAGCCAGTTTAAGGTGAGCTCTAATTGAAAGAGACTTGGTCTCTAAATGAGCTCATCTCACACTGTGTTCAAGAAGAGGATAGACTGAAGCATGAAAAGATAGAAAGTGCTCACTTGGCCGTTGTGCCTAAGGACAAGAAGAGAAAGAATatggggtcgtttggtatgaaTACGGCTTATGTTGGGATAAGTTATGCTGGGATTAGTTATGCTGAGATTAGTTATTCtggtattattttttatccactgtttggtatgttgtattaaaaatgataattgcataatttctaagaaaaatgTATAAGTTATCCTGGCACTAATTGCCCATCCctacaaggtataagttatcccggtactaattttaatcccgggataacttataccaggTTTGCTAACCAAATAATGTATTAAGGTGGTATTAAAATTTTATACCAGCACTATATATActtatacctcataccaaacgacccctaaggaaGCTGCGGATATAGCAACACAAAAGAAACAACATCAGGAACCAACTGCAGATGGTTGTTTCTTTTGTAAAGCTGAAGGTCATAAGAATATGGATTGTACCAACTATCATGCATGGCGTGCAAAGAAAGGTACACCCcttaattttatttgttttaaggTTAATTTTAATTTGGTACTAAGACACAGATGGTGGATAGATTCTGGTATAACAATTCACATCACTGTGTCTGTGCAGGGTTTCCTAAACTATCGAAAGCCCGATGATGGTGAAAGATACATCTACGATGGTGATGGCAAGTTGGTGGAATTCGAAGCAATTGAAACCTTTAGATTATTGTTACAAACCGGTTTTATTTAAATTTGAACGAGACTTATGTTGCACCATTTCTTTGATGGGATTTGATTTCTGTTTCTATATTAGACAAGTTTGattgtttttatttatttggaaatatataaaaaaaaaatagtctcTTTCATAATTCAAAATTGGTTGGTCCCGATTCTTTATCAGGTTACAATAATACATACTTACTTGATATGATTGCTTCGTTCAATGAACCTTGCATGTTAATATAACTGTAATAAGAGTAAATTAATCATCCAATAGACAGCTTCTTTATGGCATGAGAGATTAGATCATATCTCTAAAAGAGAATTAAGAGACTTCTGTCCAATAATATTTTCTATCCCCTCAATTTTTCAGAATTTTTATCTCACTACTAAGGCTACTTTTTTCAACAATATGAGATTCTTTGAGGATGTTAAGTTTGCGAGGGGAGAGAGAGTTAAGGACTTTGTCTTTGAGGAGGAACATATTGATATTCCTCTAGTTGTGATTGTCAATGCTCAGGAACAACTTTCTATACCTGACATTATTCAAGAAGCAAATTCGGATCAAAGACAATATCATTCAACCCGTTTTTCAAGAAGTAGTTCTCAAAGAACAAACTCTACAATCTCAAGAATAAATTTCAATAAAGAAAATTATCTATGGACTTAAGAAAGTGTCTCATTAATAGTATTGCTAATTTCATCAAATTATTGCCTCATTTGGTTTCGAGATAAATCTTGTTAATTATTGTGTATACCACAAGTTTAGTGGgagtaatatattttttttattgtgtGAGGTATGATCGGCTTTGTATGCGTCTGAATATCTCATTTAATTTAGGGATGTTGGGCAGATATTTAAACAATTTATAAACTTATCTTTTGAAAGCATCTTAAAGATTCAAAAGGTAATTACAGAGAACAAATATTTTATGCTCACATAAAGGAAGTCGAAAAAGTTAAAGATAATCAGGTATTTGGATATCGACTTCACTAGATGTTGATATAATATGACATACTTGGTTGATGAGCTATATAAGGAAGAGTGTTAAACAAACACTCATAGCTCTCTTCACCATGGTAGTTAATTTATAACATATTATGTAGCATCTGATTATGGAACATGACTGCAGAATTTTGTCATTGGCTGCAAGTTTATGGTTAAAGTTGAAAGCACACTTGAGTTACTTTGTGACAATAAGTTAGTAGTCTTGTATTCCAGTAACGACAGGAGTTCGGTAAAAAGTCAAAGCACGTTGACATAAAGTTTATGGTTGTTAAAGAAAGAGTTCAAAGTGATTAGGTGTTTATAGAACATATTGGTACAAACTCCATGGTTGTGGATCCATTTACTAAAGGGCTACCACCCAAGGTTTTTATGAGCATATTGCTCTATGGGTGTCATGTCATTTAAGAATATTTAGTTTCAGTAGGAGTTTGTAACCTCTTAAATGTTCTTTATGGACACGATTTGGTTTCAGTTTAAGGTTTCAGGTAATGAATTTCAGTTTAAGGATATTTGAGGTTatttctgcaaaaataaagtatCCAATTTATTTTTCACTTTGACTTATTTTTCAGTTGGACCAGTTTGAAATATGCATACTTAGATCACATTGCATATAATTTCCATGCTACACATCCATACTTGATCTATGTCATTTGGTTATGTTAGTATTCATGATCAAGGAAGGTTTAGTTGCGATAAATGTAACAAAAGCCGCCCTGGTCCAATATTGGCATGATCAATGGATGAGATTGTTTTGAGGTATTTCATATTGTGATAGCAAATATTTTGAGCTCATAAGGTGATATAAAATTACAAaggtatatatatgtgtgtgtgtgtgtgtgtgtgtgtgtgtgtttgtgtgtgtgtatagtccaagtgggagattgttagaATTTATGGACCTGCACATATATTGTATTAGGAATATTTATATGTTGGTTACTATCACTATAAGGTTGGCCTAAATTAAAGTGATCTACTATGGTTTAAAGTTAAAAGGGCCAAAAGGACACCTTACAAAGTATGGGGTCTTATGTATAGATACCCGAATGTTATTTCTAGTTTAATGATGGGctaaattaaaaatacataaactTGTGCACCTATTAAATGGGTTAATGGTCCCCAAATCAGATGTAGAGTTTTCTTTCTAGCATTCCATCGTTGGAAAGAAGAGAACGCCTTACGTGTTGGTTTGGAAGACTGCTAAAAACAAGACAACAAGTTTCATTCGTTTTCATAGATTCAGGTACGCTTCCGCATCTAGTTTTATTCTCGATGATTTGATATGATATATATTGGGTAAGAGATGATGGTGTTCATCTCTAAAGTATTTTGGTTCCAACACTTTAAACTAGAGTAAGTTCAGTATTCTCttcatattttcttgttttaatttttcaaaaatatttcctcATAACTTGATAAGCTAAAATGGCACAAAGTGTCTACCATTTTAAATACATCTGCAGTATCCTCCATGACTATTCTCGTTATTGCTATACTTGTTGTAAACTAATTCAAAGTTAAAAATAATGATCAATgcgccgagggtctattgaaaataaCCTCTATATCTCAACGAGATAAAGGTAAGGCATGTGTACACATTACTCTCCTCAAATCCACTATGTGGGATTGCACTGAACTTGTTGTTGTCGTCGTTGATTAATGCAGATTTCAACTAAAGCCTGTCGAAAAGGAGTTCAGCtttcactcttttttttttcaccaTTACtgtaataaaaattataaaatgctAATTACCAATGAATTACCATCACAGAAACTTGCAGCTTAGAAGGCAAGGGGTACATTGAGTTAAGTGGTCCTAAGGGCACATGGTTGGAGAAAGTGAGAAAGGGATAAGTCTAAAAGATGACAGAATGACAACTAGAAAACCCAAGATAAAAGAACTTAGTATATGTCCTTCAAGTTGCTAAAATGCATGGCAAGCTATTGGAAAAGGAATTTGTGGACTGCAGCAATTGCCCTTCAACAAAGGCTGTCAACAGTGAAAGATATGGCAACTAGTGCCTCATTATTGAACCTAattagtggtggcaaaatggttaaaagaaatcAGTTATtcatccatattatccattaaaaaatagATTGGATATGAacattttaaaaacgggtcaaatatggataagaaccatattatccgcttagaaaatggataaccaatgcgTTTAACTTAtatatttgtaaagcctcaaattgggagTTACTCAAATTTGGGAGATTAAAAATTCTCCAAAAGTATATTCAAAAAGTCATGTATAATATGGACATCCAcattatccgccggttaacccgtttttttgtccgtattaaatatgggttggGTTGGGTCGGGTAATTTATTCGTTTTTTTGCATTACTCGTTTTTTACCCGCCCATATCCGACCCGCTCCGTCCGTTTTGCCACCCCTAAATCTAATGTTCTGCTCTTCATTCCAACCAAGGAACTGCCAAATTCACTCTGTGTAATGAATGCTAATAGATTCTAAGTGATTATCCCTATTTTCTTCCCCAGATTCTCAAAAATAGGGAAAAGATTTATTAGTTGCATACATTAGTCTAGTATGCTCTATCTATTGAGATATTACAATTTAAATGTAATTTCACATACTTCTCTTTCAATCGATTGTGTCAATCTCAAAATAGTTACAATGTGACAAAATGAATCCTTTTATCCATCCATTCAGAGGATTAATTCCCCTCCCtaacttgtatttttttttaaaaaaaaagaacaaacatACGAATAATAGTAGTACAAATAGTAGCAAATCATAACGGAGTGATGtgtttttatttatttccttGCAAATGTTAAGATTTTGAAGTTAGACTGCTTGCTGAAAGAGCAAGTGTGTAATACTTTCTTTTTCATCTTTAAGGGGTACACTTAACCAGAAAATTTCTTTCAACGAGGAAGAAAGAGCAATTGTAATAGCCACTGCATTCCAAAAGGATATCAAATTAAAACGCTATTCAAATTTATTAGGCCTGATtattttagctttgtttgatTGGTGTACATTGGTAGCTTTATCTAGCAATGAGGGAGCAATTTACAGGTATTCTTGAGCAAGGGAATCATTCAAATGCAAGATATGATGAAAACAACCTCTTGCGGAAATTGGTTAAGttagttcgagccgtgaaaacaagctcttacaaaaatatagggtaaaGTTGCGTCAATAAACCCTAGTGGTCCGACCTTTCCCCGAACTCCGCGCataacgggagcttagtgcaccgggctgccctgcCATTTATTGATCGAACGGACTTTTGGACTTCCTTGCTATTATTAAGTTGTATTCTCTGCTATCACCCTtcaatatttcaccctccaaaGTACCATCTGATTCGCCTCACTTAATTTCCGCAGAAGCTAGTAAGAGCACAATCAGTTCATTCAACTCAATAAGCAAGTACAACAGAAGTACATATGGTCCTTGTTTCAAGCATTCTCTCCATCATAAACTGTAGCTTGTTTTCATAAAAGACACAGATAATATGTAAAACGTTTCTGGGGAGGGTGCAAACCTGGAGGGGCAGTCGAACCCCTAAATAGAGATGCAAGTTAGTAACAACTAGAATTCTAGATACAAATGAATAGAGAGGATTGCTAACTTTACAGAAACTGTCACCATGGTGGGAGCAGAAAGGGATCTTAAAGTTTTCACACCAATATGTCAGATATTCAACTCTACGCTTCAGGGGATGGTGGACAAAGAGGGACAGCAAAAGCGCTAACCGTTTCCTGCCTGAGTATAGACAGAATAGTCTATCAAAGAATTACTGAAGCAGAATTGGCAAGCATCATTCTATAAATCGTAACTCAATACTGAACAATCTACTGAAGAACAATTTAACTCATAGTTGATGCCAGGGTTCTATTCTACTACTAAATGTATTTACTAAGTATGGAGCTTTGAAACAATGTAGTGCGAACAACCAAGAGTTCTCAGCCCCACGCCATGGAGCATGCATAATTAACCACCAACTTCCCATCAAAACCGAAGTTCTGCAATGCAAGAGAATAGAACAGTGACAGGCTAATCAAGTTCAATAATAAGCTCTAAATGCACGAGTTGACAGGCTAATCAAGTTCAGATAGCTGCTCAACAAACAGTGAATAACCAATTTTACCAATACAGAGATTTTGACACCAACAGGGAGAGAAAAGAGGGGAGGAAAATTAGGAAAAACTCAGAAAGAAACATATAATCTTCTAGAGATCGCCCAGAAAAGCATCAAGAGCTCATGTATGACGTTCAGTTGCTAACATATGTTTGACTTCCAATAGCAAAAAGAACTCGAGGCATACAGCATCTAAGTGCATTTAAAAGAATGAAATATCGGGCTGTTTGACTGCCTAGAAATTGAGTGGTGGTTGAAGATGTTTGGTCCATACTTTAGTTCATACAAAATACTTGGTCCATACTTTAGTTCATACAAAATACTTAAAAATTCATGTTGTCATGTGAGTTTGAATTTTTGAAGCTCACAAAATGGtcataatgataatgataatgataatgataatgataatgataatgataataataatgatgataatgataataataattgttgttgttgttatacgcCAAAATTTTCTGTAAGCTATGAGAAGAAAAGGATCACATAAGTGTTCTGGAGGGagaaaacaaaattttcaaatgAAAGTAAAATGACGATCACCAAAGGAAATTAATCAAAAAACATTGATCTTGAAATAATTATATGAAAACTTACATGTACAGGAAACTTACATTGTACAGGTCAATTACCAACTCATCTGGATTTGGTGAGAAGGCACTGTTAACATACACAAACTAGAAAGGAAAGGTTATATCAGTAATCACAACTATAATGTACAGTATCTGtactttagaatttcaaaactTTGAGAGCAATTCTTTCCTCTGTACTTTAGAATTTCAATCAAAACAAAGGGCATACCAATGTCTCCCTATGAAGTTGGCGGCGCAGAAAATCTATTACTTTGATGAATTTGTCAGTACCTGCAATCTATGTTGATGTTTACATATAATTTGATGATTAGATGAAGCATGATAGGGAAAATACGACTGATAATAATAAAACAAAGAACCCATTTAAAATCTAGGAAGTAGAGCTTTTTCCATCTTCAATTGGCTACAATAACATTAATCCTATAAGGGAATTCTTCTAAAACTAAAGTAGGAGAGATCTGAAGGCTGGCTCCAGACAAAAAAGTAAATGACATTTAGAAACTATATATCTTAAACTCCGCGTCTAGTCAAATGGTGCCAAACAAATTGGGACAAATGGAGTAGTATACTATTCCATTGGGCAAATATGACAATAAAGAGAGTGCAGAATTAGTGCCAAGCTTGCTCAAATCAAATTTCAACTGACACCACATGGAATAATCTCAACTACCCTATTATTTCTCAGGCTCACTGAAGAAAAGGACTTCTCTAACAACATACTCCTGCAGAATCAGGTGCTTCTCCTGGATAAGTGGGCCCTCTTTGTTCCTTGTGCTGGTTGCAAAGGGAAACATCTGCTTTTATTAGTACCACTCTGTGTTTGATCTATTGAAACTAACCAGAGCACCTTGTGGTCACACCCTTCACAAGCTACTACCGGTATTACTTTTACCAAGAGAAACCAACAGCTCCTTTATGAAAGCTCCATTTATAAAGTAAAGCAACAGCCCCACTTATAAGCAGCTCCATCAGGCTAGCACCAGTGGTACTACTGAATACTGAGAGATGACCAACCGCTCCATTTATGCTGGTATTATACCTAAGGGTTGTTTTATAACCTAACTTGTCATTCAAAAAATTTTACACTAGCTCCCTTGCCAGTCGGTTCCCAACCATGTCTAACTGCTGCAGAGAGTGCACCTATCCCTAGTAAGCAATCTCCACAACCTACAACACTTAGCTTAAGAGAAAGGATAGAAAGCCCAAGGATAATCACTATAGTGTATGAAAGCTTGAAGGATGGAGGCAAAAATTGTGTGACCCTCTCAGACTCTCCTCAGGAACACTATTAGAATCCTAATTTGCCCGATTTGCCCCTCTATCCACTCTACCTGTAAGGATAGCCATACGAGCCATACATTCCTAATTTACAGCAGCACAGAACTACCCTTTCATTCTCACCGacatctcttttttctttctttttttggggTGGGGAGGGGGGTGGGAGCGTGGGGATCAGTTCAACTAGGTGAGCTCCACAAAGCATAGTCGCTCCCAAGATCCGAAAAAACGAGAAGACTTGCTGTAGGTTAATGGTTAGCGTAAAAGTCTAAATGAAAAATCCTCTAGATACAGAATTCATTCGGGCACACCCACCAAGGCATTATCTCCTTAATAAAGGAGAATTGATACTAAGGATTTATACAGTTGACTCCAACTAATTCCGAATTTAGGCATAGTTAATTAATTGATTCATACAAATTTTGACTTGCATTCTAAGTCTCTTTTCATCTATCATCTGCGCTGTAAGACTGGACAAAGTTCGAAAGGTGCATTCTCATTTCCAAACAGCTctaattttcatttcattttaacCTTTAGCAGAAATTTCTCTTAAAACCCATAGAGTGACTGATGCAAATTGAATACTCATTGATAAACGATGCATGATCAACACTGAAATAAACAGGTATACATGAAATCAATTACACAAGGAAACAATTTTCATTAAACATCCCTACAAAAGGTGCTCAACCATATATTAATTTAtcttctctctttcttcttttcatcACACAAGGGGCTGGATAGGAGTCAGTGAAGATTCCATAGGAATAAAAGAGGCAATCACTCAAAACTTTATACTCCGTCCATCCTTAAAAAGACCGCCAAGATTCGAAGTACGAGTGTCTAACACATCAAATTTCAAGCATAAATTCAGACATCAATTCTTTaactttttaaataaaatttaaatatttagaaACTAAAGCGCTGCTAAAATATTTTGTACTCCCTCTACTCCAACTTATGTGATACTCTTTACTTTTTAGTTTATACCAAAAAGAAAATGACACCTTTCTATAACAATTTAATATTACTTTCCATTTTACTCTTAATAAGATAATTAATAGCCACAAAATTCTCTATGATTTGTTTTACCTCACCagtttcaaaagtatttctttctttcttaaattttgtaCACGATCAAACAGCATCACATCAAATGGGACGGATGGAGAAgttaaaaatataataagaatCTTAAAAACGCATAGTCAAAGGAGAAACTGTAATTTAGAAAAACGGTAAAGCGGAAATATATTTAGGGCTTTGGATAATAACTCAGCCTAGAATTTTAACACCAGCAATTTATCTGATAAAAAATACATAAAATAGATGAAAAAACCAAACCTTAAATTTGGCTTGTTTAAGAATTGGGGCATCGCCAGTCGCTCTTAAATGAACAATCACTACATAAACATCAAAATCAAcagaaaaaataattaacaacAAACATTAATCTATTTAAAGAGCAAAATAATTGGGAAAAAGTAGGATGCTTGACCAAATTGAAGCATGTGATCAGACCTTTACGAGAATCGGAGGCCATAGCTGAGAATTTCACGATTCTCTTGAAGTTATTCAGAGGTGCTTCTATGCCGGTCCAAAATTGGTCCACCCGTTTTTCTGTAATTTACCCGAGAAAATGATAAAAACGGTCCTTATGTTTTGGATTGAGTCTAAAGTAGTCTATTAAATATATTTCTGAGCAATTTCTATCGTTTAAGtgagcgtttggacataagaattgtaaaattttaaaaagaaaaaaggtgAATTGTTTTTTCAAccgaaaattatatttgaaaattagagttatatttggacataaatataattttgggttgtttttaaatttttgtgagtgatctaagtaaaaattttaaaaaatagctttttggagtttttcaaattttcgaaaaatttcaaaattcatcttcaagtaaaaattgaaaattttatggacaAACATTGATttagaaaaaaagtaaaaaaaattcgaaaaaagtgaaaaaaaattatgtccaaacgggctctaagttgGTTAAAAGTGAATACTTTGATCTTCGTCAATATTTAACTTCGGACATTAGATGTAATAAGATTtaagaactcacatttagaggttcaactttttagtttttgctatttttagtttatttcTAAGGTATGATACATTTGTTTTGTgaaatttttgttatttttggtaTGCTTTTTTTATGTCTAGTGTAGTTTTTTATGTCCTTTTCTGGTATTTCtagttaaattattttcttacATGTTCCAATTAAATCTAAGAGTCAGAGTTTGTTAAATATCAAAAGTGTCCACTTTTGATAAATTTAAAGGATCAAAATTgctcgaatatatatatatatatatatatatatatatatatatatatatatatatatatatatgatctaCCTCAAACATAAGCGACCACTtctattattttttctaatttatccgttaaaagaaaatactcatgcCCAATTTTATATTAAGGTGTTGATTGAAATTAGTTCAACAAAGTTTAAGAGCATGTTTGTCTTAATTAACTGAAATTGGTTGGTAAATAATTAGTGCGCCAAAGGGTGAAACAGTTGGAAGCACTAGTTGGGCAAGCTCTTGAAATAGGTTCTGATTCTTCTGTTCTTGCGAGAACGGCACGTTTGGAGGCAGATTGTGCGACGAGGCATGAAACTACGCTGACAGAAATAGCCTTGGTACGGAAGGACGAGGAAGAACTTCGCGAGGAGGTGGTTCAACTTCAAAGGGTATTACAAAACATTGCCCCTAGAAGCAATGATCACACCAACATGAGGATTCTGGAGACAAAGGCTTATGGCGGTGCAAGAAGTACCAAAGAACTAAAAAATTTCTTGTGGGATATGGAGCAGTATTTCCAGGCTGCTCGTGTGCCGGATGATGAAAAGGTGACCATCACACCTATGTATTTGACTAATGATGCAAAAGTATGGTGGCATACATGAGCGATAGAAGTGGAAAGTGTTGGACTGCCCAAGATTGGAACTTGGGAGATGATGAAGAAGGAATTAAAATCTCAATTCCTTCCAACCAACTCGTCATGGGTTGCAAAAGATGGACTGCGTCGCTTGAAACAAAGTGGCTCGGTGAGGGAGTATGTTAAGGAATTCTCATCCTTGATGCTGAATGTAAGTAATATGGCAAAGGAAGACAAGCTGCATTACTTCATGAGCTGATTGAAGGATTGGGAGCAATTAGAGTTGAGAAGGGAGAATGTTCAAAGCCTCTCTACTGCTATTGCGACGGCAGATACGTTGGCTGACCTCAATATAGGTGATGACCTCGCTGAGTCTTCGCATTCAAAATCGGACGGAAGGAAGGACAAAGCAAATGAATGGAAGAAAAGTGGGAAAGGCCAAGTTGCCGAAGATGTTGGGTTTGCCAAGAATAAGAGGCAGGTGGAGACTCCCATTGGCAAGGAAAGAGACAGCAAATTCAAAGGATGTTATACTTGTGGCGGACCGCACTTAAAGAAGGACTGTCCGATGCAGGCTAGGGTGAGTTCTATGCTGGCTGTGGAAAGACATGAACAAGTGGCAGAGGCAATAGCCATTGTGGTGGATGCGAATGGAGCAACAAGGGCGTTGTATGCCAACAACCCCTTGGGCTGATTAATTAAGTGGGATCGATGAGGATATCGATTTCAAAGGGTGCAGGTGATTTGTTAGGGGCCTAACTCTTTGACATCAGCCTTGGCGCGGCTCTGGCAAGGATTGGGTATGATGACCTTGCCATTGGCTTATGCACGGGCAAAATGATCATGCGGACAATGGACAAGACATTGTTATATGAACAAGTACTGGCCAAGGTCGTGAGACATGTAAGACATGCTTGACAAAGGCTTGATAAGGCAGTGCGGGGAAGTTGGGGCGGCATGTGC is drawn from Nicotiana tomentosiformis chromosome 12, ASM39032v3, whole genome shotgun sequence and contains these coding sequences:
- the LOC104091182 gene encoding ubiquitin-like protein ATG12 isoform X1 — translated: MASDSRKVIVHLRATGDAPILKQAKFKIAGTDKFIKVIDFLRRQLHRETLFVYVNSAFSPNPDELVIDLYNVSFLYITSVLMGSWWLIMHAPWRGAENSWLFALHCFKAPYLVNTFSSRIEPWHQL
- the LOC104091182 gene encoding ubiquitin-like protein ATG12 isoform X2, which translates into the protein MASDSRKVIVHLRATGDAPILKQAKFKIAGTDKFIKVIDFLRRQLHRETLFVYVNSAFSPNPDELVIDLYNNFGFDGKLVVNYACSMAWG